The candidate division TA06 bacterium genomic interval GAGGAACTGGGCCACGTCAAAGGAAAGTTAATTCTCCATCTACAATGCCAGTTCGGCCAGGATGCCATCTCCTTAGCCCGCAAAGGAGCGGTGGTAACCGGGGTGGATTTCTCGGAGAAGGCCATCGCCCTGGCCAAGTCCCTGAGCGCAGAACTGAATGTTCCGGCCGACTTCGTTTGCTGCAACATCTACGACCTGCCGCAGCGCCTGGACAAGGAGTTTGATATCGTCTTCACCTCGGGCGGAGTGCTGTGCTGGCTGCCGGACCTGACGAAGTGGGCGCAATTGATAAACAGGGTTTTAAAACCCGGAGGGTTCTTTTACATCCGCGAGTTCCACCCGGTGGCCGCGGTGTTCAGCAACGATTCAGCCGACACCGAGCTCAAGGCCCGGTATTCATATTTCCACCAGGACCAGCCCCAAAAGTGGGACGACTGCTACGCCTATGCCGACCACAGCAAAAAGACCAAGAACCCGTCATACGAATGGCAGCACCCTCTGGCCGATGTGGTCTCTTCCCTGCTGGCGGCTGGATTGAGGATAGAGTTCCTGCACGAATTCTCCCATTGCAGTTACGATTGTTTCCCGTTTTTGGAAAAGGGCGCGGACGGGCGCTGGCGCTTCCCCGGCGGAAAAGACTTGATACCGCTGATGTTCTCGCTCAAAGCGTTGAAGCCTGTTGGCGGGGGCATATGAAGCCGTTGCTCATTCCGGTCATCCGCATCGTAACCGTTCTCGGGTTTTGCGCGATCTCGGCCTCGGTGGCGATGTATCTCCTCCAGGACCGGATGATCTTTTACCCCCAACGAATACGCCGAAGCGATCTGGACGCGATCAAATCCTACCGAAACGTAAGAGAGGTGGCCGTTACCGCCCGTGACGGGACCGTGATCAAAGGATGGTTCGTGGATAACGGTAATCCCGGCAGGTCGAAACTGCTGTTCTATTTCGGCGGAAATGCCGAGGAGGTCTCTTACCTGATCCCCAAGGCGGCCGGATCCAAGGATTGCTCCTTTGTCCTGATGAACTACAGGGGATACGGCCAGAGCCAGGGGAAGCCCAGCGAGACCAGCCTCTGCAGCGACGCCCTTGAAATATATGATTCTTTTGCCGGCCGGACCGGGGCCAAGGACCAGAGGATAATAATCATGGGCCGGAGCATCGGGACCGGGGTGGCCGTGTTCCTGGCAAAAAACAGGAAAAGCGACGGTGTTATCCTCGTTTCACCGTATAATGACTTTAAGTCCCTTGCACAATACCATTTCCCATACCTGCCGGTCGGCCTGATGATCAAGTATAAATTCAATTCCGGGGAAAAAGCCCCCTCCATTAAATCGCCTTTAATGATCATGCTGGGCACCGAGGATAAAACGATACCACCCCAACAATCACGGTTGCTGGCACAAAAATGGGGAGGCATGGTTACCATCAAAGAGTTTGAGGGTGCGGACCATAATACATTTGGTCATGGTTACTGGCAATGTATAAAAGAATTCCTCAATCAATATTGATTTTTGCCGGCTATGCCAAATA includes:
- a CDS encoding alpha/beta hydrolase: MKPLLIPVIRIVTVLGFCAISASVAMYLLQDRMIFYPQRIRRSDLDAIKSYRNVREVAVTARDGTVIKGWFVDNGNPGRSKLLFYFGGNAEEVSYLIPKAAGSKDCSFVLMNYRGYGQSQGKPSETSLCSDALEIYDSFAGRTGAKDQRIIIMGRSIGTGVAVFLAKNRKSDGVILVSPYNDFKSLAQYHFPYLPVGLMIKYKFNSGEKAPSIKSPLMIMLGTEDKTIPPQQSRLLAQKWGGMVTIKEFEGADHNTFGHGYWQCIKEFLNQY
- a CDS encoding class I SAM-dependent methyltransferase — its product is MSNNYLDANKALWEELTEINVGSAMYDLEGFKQGAETLDPIEIEELGHVKGKLILHLQCQFGQDAISLARKGAVVTGVDFSEKAIALAKSLSAELNVPADFVCCNIYDLPQRLDKEFDIVFTSGGVLCWLPDLTKWAQLINRVLKPGGFFYIREFHPVAAVFSNDSADTELKARYSYFHQDQPQKWDDCYAYADHSKKTKNPSYEWQHPLADVVSSLLAAGLRIEFLHEFSHCSYDCFPFLEKGADGRWRFPGGKDLIPLMFSLKALKPVGGGI